The following coding sequences lie in one Rutidosis leptorrhynchoides isolate AG116_Rl617_1_P2 chromosome 4, CSIRO_AGI_Rlap_v1, whole genome shotgun sequence genomic window:
- the LOC139844317 gene encoding uncharacterized protein, whose protein sequence is MQRDNQLMFTTTTMNLNPEQQPQPQQQHEHLKCPRCESNNTKFCYYNNYNLSQPRHFCKNCRRYWTKGGTLRNIPIGGSTRKKNTKRSSANKTTSNETLSLNVPHEVHVQKHETSHVIQSYATNDEMGLMPGGQFAMLLMDGLNPNYVGGTKEDGLIQNTCNNNNNDDQFGMSGFLGMVHQSSDHESHVSEGDRNGWPDLSIDPPGSSFH, encoded by the coding sequence ATGCAAAGAGATAATCAACTCATGTTCACCACCACAACGATGAATTTAAaccctgaacaacaaccacaaccacaacaacaacacgaGCATCTGAAATGTCCTAGATGCGAATCAAACAACACAAAATTTTGCTACTACAATAACTACAATCTGTCACAACCGCgccatttttgtaaaaattgtagACGATATTGGACGAAAGGTGGCACTCTACGAAACATTCCAATAGGTGGAAGTACTAGAAAGAAAAACACCAAACGTTCTTCAGCAAACAAAACAACAAGTAATGAAACTTTATCATTAAATGTTCCGCATGAAGTGCACGTGCAAAAACATGAAACTAGTCATGTGATACAAAGTTATGCTACTAATGATGAGATGGGGTTGATGCCGGGTGGACAGTTTGCGATGTTGTTGATGGATGGTTTGAATCCGAATTACGTTGGTGGAACGAAGGAGGATGGGTTGATCCAAaacacttgtaataataataataatgatgatcaaTTTGGAATGAGTGGTTTTTTGGGTATGGTTCATCAAAGTAGTGATCATGAGAGTCATGTAAGTGAGGGTGATCGTAACGGATGGCCAGATCTTTCAATTGACCCGCCAGGTTCGAGTTTTCATTAG
- the LOC139904577 gene encoding uncharacterized protein isoform X5 — protein MMRLMNLLLLRLGLIFSHTEKYPDEIPLLNVKSIRGIHTSDLKVLKEKLEQEASENLGMAMIYTLVSSAKDWLSELFAQDVVDDDGLEDTLKKDEVIVPHGEPVTIDTFLAWRDRFEAELALERAKLIPDSALSTNKEKKLNGRQWFETVKGAVAMDEEEEEDDEDFDFDDDEDFEDDEDDMLEHYLAEKDSSAHSSSTAI, from the exons ATGATGAGACTGATGAATCTTCTACTACTCCGG CTGGGATTAATCTTCTCACATACAGAAAAATATCCAGATGAAATACCACTTCTGAATGTGAAAAG TATAAGAGGAATTCACACCTCAGACCTCAAAGTATTGAAAGAAAAACTAGAACAAGAG GCATCGGAGAATCTTGGAATGGCAATGATATACACTCTAGTTAGCTCAGCTAAGGATTGGCTTTCTGAATTATTTGCTCAAGATGTTGTCGATGATGATGGTCTGgaggataccttgaaaaaggatgaA GTAATTGTGCCTCATGGAGAACCTGTCACAATTGATACATTTTTGGCATGGAGAGACAGATTCGAAGCAGAACTGGCACTTGAAAGAGCcaa GTTGATACCGGATTCAGCGCTCTCAACCAATAAAGAAAAGAAACTTAACGGGAGACAGTGGTTTGAAACCGTG AAAGGTGCAGtggcaatggatgaagaagaagaggaagatgATGAGGACtttgattttgatgatgatgaagactttgAAG ATGATGAAGATGACATGCTTGAGCACTATCTAGCTGAAAAAGACTCATCTGCTCATTCGTCATCAACAGCCATCTAG
- the LOC139904577 gene encoding uncharacterized protein isoform X2: protein MTDHVQEQEMEIEALEAILMDEFQEIHPSESGLNTSNRCFQITLSPQDDETDESSTTPVQLGLIFSHTEKYPDEIPLLNVKSIRGIHTSDLKVLKEKLEQEASENLGMAMIYTLVSSAKDWLSELFAQDVVDDDGLEDTLKKDEVIVPHGEPVTIDTFLAWRDRFEAELALERAKLIPDSALSTNKEKKLNGRQWFETVKGAVAMDEEEEEDDEDFDFDDDEDFEDDEDDMLEHYLAEKDSSAHSSSTAI, encoded by the exons ATGACAGACCATGTGCAGGAACAGGAAATGGAGATTGAAGCTTTAGAAGCCATTCTCATGGACGAGTTTCAAG AAATTCATCCTAGTGAAAGCGGATTGAATACTTCGAATCGATGTTTCCAAATCACTCTATCTCCTCAG GATGATGAGACTGATGAATCTTCTACTACTCCGG TTCAGCTGGGATTAATCTTCTCACATACAGAAAAATATCCAGATGAAATACCACTTCTGAATGTGAAAAG TATAAGAGGAATTCACACCTCAGACCTCAAAGTATTGAAAGAAAAACTAGAACAAGAG GCATCGGAGAATCTTGGAATGGCAATGATATACACTCTAGTTAGCTCAGCTAAGGATTGGCTTTCTGAATTATTTGCTCAAGATGTTGTCGATGATGATGGTCTGgaggataccttgaaaaaggatgaA GTAATTGTGCCTCATGGAGAACCTGTCACAATTGATACATTTTTGGCATGGAGAGACAGATTCGAAGCAGAACTGGCACTTGAAAGAGCcaa GTTGATACCGGATTCAGCGCTCTCAACCAATAAAGAAAAGAAACTTAACGGGAGACAGTGGTTTGAAACCGTG AAAGGTGCAGtggcaatggatgaagaagaagaggaagatgATGAGGACtttgattttgatgatgatgaagactttgAAG ATGATGAAGATGACATGCTTGAGCACTATCTAGCTGAAAAAGACTCATCTGCTCATTCGTCATCAACAGCCATCTAG
- the LOC139904577 gene encoding uncharacterized protein isoform X3, which yields MTDHVQEQEMEIEALEAILMDEFQEIHPSESGLNTSNRCFQITLSPQDDETDESSTTPVQLGLIFSHTEKYPDEIPLLNVKSIRGIHTSDLKVLKEKLEQEASENLGMAMIYTLVSSAKDWLSELFAQDVVDDDGLEDTLKKDEVIVPHGEPVTIDTFLAWRDRFEAELALERAKLIPDSALSTNKEKKLNGRQWFETVKGAVAMDEEEEEDDEDFDFDDDEDFEDDEDDMLEHYLAEKDSSPHSSSTAT from the exons ATGACAG ACCATGTGCAGGAACAGGAAATGGAGATTGAAGCTTTAGAAGCCATTCTCATGGACGAGTTTCAAG AAATTCATCCTAGTGAAAGCGGATTGAATACTTCGAATCGATGTTTCCAAATCACTCTATCTCCTCAG GATGATGAGACTGATGAATCTTCTACTACTCCGG TTCAGCTGGGATTAATCTTCTCACATACAGAAAAATATCCAGATGAAATACCACTTCTGAATGTGAAAAG TATAAGAGGAATTCACACCTCAGACCTCAAAGTATTGAAAGAAAAACTAGAACAAGAG GCATCGGAGAATCTTGGAATGGCAATGATATACACTCTAGTTAGCTCAGCTAAGGATTGGCTTTCTGAATTATTTGCTCAAGATGTTGTCGATGATGATGGTCTGgaggataccttgaaaaaggatgaA GTAATTGTGCCTCATGGAGAACCTGTCACAATTGATACATTTTTGGCATGGAGAGACAGATTCGAAGCAGAACTGGCACTTGAAAGAGCcaa GTTGATACCGGATTCAGCGCTCTCAACCAATAAAGAAAAGAAACTTAACGGGAGACAGTGGTTTGAAACCGTG AAAGGTGCAGtggcaatggatgaagaagaagaggaagatgATGAGGACtttgattttgatgatgatgaagactttgAAG ATGATGAAGATGACATGCTTGAGCACTATCTAGCTGAAAAAGACTCATCTCCTCATTCTTCATCAACAGCCACTTAG
- the LOC139904577 gene encoding uncharacterized protein isoform X1 codes for MTDHVQEQEMEIEALEAILMDEFQEIHPSESGLNTSNRCFQITLSPQDDETDESSTTPVQLGLIFSHTEKYPDEIPLLNVKSIRGIHTSDLKVLKEKLEQEASENLGMAMIYTLVSSAKDWLSELFAQDVVDDDGLEDTLKKDEVIVPHGEPVTIDTFLAWRDRFEAELALERAKLIPDSALSTNKEKKLNGRQWFETVKGAVAMDEEEEEDDEDFDFDDDEDFEDDEDDMLEHYLAEKDSSAHSSSTAI; via the exons ATGACAG ACCATGTGCAGGAACAGGAAATGGAGATTGAAGCTTTAGAAGCCATTCTCATGGACGAGTTTCAAG AAATTCATCCTAGTGAAAGCGGATTGAATACTTCGAATCGATGTTTCCAAATCACTCTATCTCCTCAG GATGATGAGACTGATGAATCTTCTACTACTCCGG TTCAGCTGGGATTAATCTTCTCACATACAGAAAAATATCCAGATGAAATACCACTTCTGAATGTGAAAAG TATAAGAGGAATTCACACCTCAGACCTCAAAGTATTGAAAGAAAAACTAGAACAAGAG GCATCGGAGAATCTTGGAATGGCAATGATATACACTCTAGTTAGCTCAGCTAAGGATTGGCTTTCTGAATTATTTGCTCAAGATGTTGTCGATGATGATGGTCTGgaggataccttgaaaaaggatgaA GTAATTGTGCCTCATGGAGAACCTGTCACAATTGATACATTTTTGGCATGGAGAGACAGATTCGAAGCAGAACTGGCACTTGAAAGAGCcaa GTTGATACCGGATTCAGCGCTCTCAACCAATAAAGAAAAGAAACTTAACGGGAGACAGTGGTTTGAAACCGTG AAAGGTGCAGtggcaatggatgaagaagaagaggaagatgATGAGGACtttgattttgatgatgatgaagactttgAAG ATGATGAAGATGACATGCTTGAGCACTATCTAGCTGAAAAAGACTCATCTGCTCATTCGTCATCAACAGCCATCTAG
- the LOC139904577 gene encoding uncharacterized protein isoform X4, with amino-acid sequence MTDHVQEQEMEIEALEAILMDEFQEIHPSESGLNTSNRCFQITLSPQDDETDESSTTPVQLGLIFSHTEKYPDEIPLLNVKSIRGIHTSDLKVLKEKLEQEASENLGMAMIYTLVSSAKDWLSELFAQDVVDDDGLEDTLKKDEVIVPHGEPVTIDTFLAWRDRFEAELALERAKLIPDSALSTNKEKKLNGRQWFETVKGAVAMDEEEEEDDEDFDFDDDEDFEDDEDDMLEHYLAEKDSSPHSSSTAT; translated from the exons ATGACAGACCATGTGCAGGAACAGGAAATGGAGATTGAAGCTTTAGAAGCCATTCTCATGGACGAGTTTCAAG AAATTCATCCTAGTGAAAGCGGATTGAATACTTCGAATCGATGTTTCCAAATCACTCTATCTCCTCAG GATGATGAGACTGATGAATCTTCTACTACTCCGG TTCAGCTGGGATTAATCTTCTCACATACAGAAAAATATCCAGATGAAATACCACTTCTGAATGTGAAAAG TATAAGAGGAATTCACACCTCAGACCTCAAAGTATTGAAAGAAAAACTAGAACAAGAG GCATCGGAGAATCTTGGAATGGCAATGATATACACTCTAGTTAGCTCAGCTAAGGATTGGCTTTCTGAATTATTTGCTCAAGATGTTGTCGATGATGATGGTCTGgaggataccttgaaaaaggatgaA GTAATTGTGCCTCATGGAGAACCTGTCACAATTGATACATTTTTGGCATGGAGAGACAGATTCGAAGCAGAACTGGCACTTGAAAGAGCcaa GTTGATACCGGATTCAGCGCTCTCAACCAATAAAGAAAAGAAACTTAACGGGAGACAGTGGTTTGAAACCGTG AAAGGTGCAGtggcaatggatgaagaagaagaggaagatgATGAGGACtttgattttgatgatgatgaagactttgAAG ATGATGAAGATGACATGCTTGAGCACTATCTAGCTGAAAAAGACTCATCTCCTCATTCTTCATCAACAGCCACTTAG